From Candidatus Methylomirabilota bacterium, one genomic window encodes:
- a CDS encoding arginine decarboxylase, pyruvoyl-dependent, translating into MRKTVVMAAATAGHAEGGTPLNAFDNALLAAGIGNINLVKISSILPPDVPVIDLPKIKPGALVPTAYAAVTSEVPGETIAAAVGYAVPDDAAKNGVIMEFHGQTTREEAERAIRAMLDEAFRVRGEPIREMKVLAVEHTVERAGCALAAITLLAEEDLV; encoded by the coding sequence ATGAGGAAGACGGTCGTGATGGCGGCGGCGACCGCGGGACACGCTGAAGGCGGCACCCCCCTCAACGCCTTCGACAACGCGCTTCTCGCGGCCGGCATCGGCAACATCAACCTCGTCAAGATCTCCAGCATCCTTCCCCCCGACGTCCCGGTGATCGACCTGCCCAAGATCAAGCCGGGCGCCCTCGTCCCCACGGCCTACGCCGCCGTGACGAGCGAGGTGCCGGGCGAGACGATCGCGGCGGCGGTCGGCTACGCCGTGCCCGACGATGCCGCCAAGAACGGCGTGATCATGGAGTTCCACGGGCAGACGACCCGCGAAGAGGCCGAGCGGGCCATCCGCGCCATGCTGGACGAGGCGTTCCGGGTCCGGGGTGAGCCGATCCGGGAGATGAAGGTCCTCGCCGTCGAGCACACGGTGGAGCGCGCCGGCTGCGCGCTCGCCGCTATCACCTTGCTCGCCGAAGAGGACCTGGTCTAG